In Vibrio echinoideorum, the following proteins share a genomic window:
- the dgcN gene encoding N-acetyltransferase DgcN → MSIAQPYLLFLGDVTDPLAAKTARGIHKWRPEICLGQLRLTGDTVSLGLTDMTLQETQAQGAKTLVIGTANSGGVIPDSWQSTLMAAAEMGFEIASGMHQRLSEFSPLADMQQQGLTKLHDVRHFEGDLKVGNGKPRQGKRLLTVGTDCSVGKMFSALAIEKSLKEAGTSAQFKATGQTGILIEGCGISIDAVVADFISGAVEAISPDFTDHDWDIIEGQGSLFNPSFAGVSLGLLHGAQADALVLCHEVGRPHIRNLPHAQLPSIEQTIEANLQAARLTNPDAKLFGICLNTSSISVEDAAALCQEWTTLYQVPVTDPVRFGVQHITNHLRLHHFYVSIC, encoded by the coding sequence ATGTCTATCGCTCAACCTTACCTTCTTTTTCTTGGGGATGTTACTGACCCACTCGCCGCAAAAACAGCTCGCGGTATTCACAAATGGCGACCAGAAATCTGTCTAGGCCAACTGCGTTTAACTGGCGATACCGTTTCACTCGGCTTAACGGACATGACGTTGCAAGAGACGCAAGCGCAGGGGGCGAAAACGCTAGTGATTGGCACGGCAAACTCTGGTGGCGTTATTCCTGACTCATGGCAGTCAACCTTAATGGCAGCTGCAGAAATGGGATTTGAGATTGCATCTGGCATGCACCAACGATTGAGTGAATTTTCACCGCTTGCTGACATGCAGCAACAAGGATTGACTAAGCTTCATGATGTACGCCATTTTGAAGGTGATCTCAAGGTAGGCAACGGTAAGCCTCGTCAAGGTAAGCGTCTTCTTACGGTCGGAACGGATTGTTCAGTCGGTAAAATGTTCTCGGCATTAGCCATTGAAAAGTCGCTTAAAGAAGCGGGTACATCAGCTCAGTTTAAAGCGACAGGGCAGACAGGTATTTTGATTGAAGGCTGCGGTATTTCGATTGATGCCGTCGTCGCAGATTTTATCTCTGGCGCGGTTGAAGCGATTAGCCCCGATTTTACCGACCATGATTGGGATATCATTGAAGGGCAAGGTTCATTGTTCAATCCGTCTTTTGCTGGTGTAAGTTTGGGCCTTTTACATGGCGCGCAAGCCGATGCCTTGGTATTGTGCCATGAAGTTGGAAGGCCACATATTCGCAATCTGCCACACGCGCAACTGCCAAGTATTGAACAGACTATTGAAGCTAACTTGCAAGCGGCGCGATTGACTAACCCAGATGCGAAACTATTTGGTATCTGTTTGAACACCTCGTCGATTAGCGTTGAAGATGCTGCGGCATTGTGCCAAGAATGGACCACACTATATCAAGTACCCGTGACGGACCCTGTGCGTTTTGGTGTACAACACATTACGAATCATTTGCGACTTCATCATTTCTACGTTTCCATTTGTTAA
- the dgcA gene encoding N-acetyl-D-Glu racemase DgcA — MKITAEPITIAMQTPFRISRGSRTECHVVRVHIEHDGKQAQGECTPYPRYGESSESVLAQIQQASSALEAMFERGITDSAELRDHLQSLLTGGAARNAVDCALWELEAKQHDQVFPNSLFELPTQIITAMTVSIGTPEAMATQARDYVANGAKLLKVKLDGEQVVERVRAVREVAEGVTIVLDANEAWTGLNLEELFNQLTEFDIAMIEQPLPQQHDASLAHIKHPIPLCADESCHTTSQLSSLLGKYEMVNIKLDKTGGLTEALVLAEQAQKLGFTLMSGCMLGTSLAMRAALPIAVQSEIVDLDGPVLLGQDVTPALTYRDGMIII, encoded by the coding sequence ATGAAGATTACAGCAGAACCCATTACTATCGCGATGCAAACGCCGTTTCGCATCTCTCGCGGCAGCCGAACAGAGTGTCATGTTGTTCGTGTTCACATCGAACACGACGGCAAACAAGCTCAAGGGGAATGTACCCCCTACCCACGATATGGTGAGTCGTCGGAGTCTGTGTTAGCACAAATCCAACAAGCGTCTAGTGCGCTTGAAGCGATGTTTGAGCGAGGCATTACCGATTCCGCAGAGCTAAGAGATCATCTTCAGTCTTTATTGACTGGAGGGGCAGCGCGAAATGCTGTCGATTGTGCGCTTTGGGAACTTGAAGCCAAACAACATGACCAGGTCTTCCCGAATAGCCTGTTTGAGCTGCCAACGCAAATCATCACCGCGATGACTGTCTCAATTGGTACGCCAGAAGCGATGGCGACCCAAGCGCGAGATTATGTCGCAAACGGCGCAAAACTGCTGAAAGTGAAACTTGATGGTGAGCAAGTGGTGGAGCGTGTTCGCGCAGTCCGAGAAGTTGCGGAAGGTGTGACAATTGTATTGGATGCCAATGAAGCGTGGACAGGGTTGAATCTCGAAGAATTGTTTAACCAACTGACTGAATTTGATATTGCTATGATCGAACAGCCTCTGCCACAACAGCATGATGCATCATTGGCACACATCAAGCACCCGATTCCACTTTGTGCTGATGAAAGCTGTCATACCACTTCGCAACTTTCATCGTTGTTAGGCAAGTATGAGATGGTTAACATCAAGCTAGATAAAACCGGTGGTTTGACCGAAGCCTTGGTACTTGCTGAACAAGCTCAAAAGCTTGGCTTTACTCTGATGTCTGGTTGCATGCTCGGCACCTCATTGGCGATGCGCGCAGCACTACCTATTGCGGTTCAATCTGAGATTGTCGACCTTGATGGTCCGGTGTTACTTGGGCAAGATGTTACGCCAGCTTTAACTTATCGAGATGGGATGATCATTATCTAA